In one window of Nothobranchius furzeri strain GRZ-AD chromosome 11, NfurGRZ-RIMD1, whole genome shotgun sequence DNA:
- the LOC107384404 gene encoding E3 ubiquitin-protein ligase TRIM39 isoform X2, producing MLNGFLEVASVNTFVCSICLEVFSEPVSTPCGHNFCKSCITEFWSRSEAKQCPLCNESFVSAPELRVNTEFRDILQLFKETSAAEGRGLPVHAGDVPCDLCCGAKSKAVKSCLGCLVSYCDAHLEPHHRVPALKWHTLVSPVESLEDRACRTHNKLKEFFCRTDQSCVCAACSRDDHAMHEVVSLEEELKQRKSQLLLMKVRVDQTLEEKSITAERIQNSIKQRRQKVKKVKAETIRSFAALVALIEAKKMKLIEFLEEKQKATEQEAEMVVGQLQMEISENQRISTQLEDLLKTEDDFRLLQDLPSIAAPTESKSFRPKTQTVLHENTVKMAVAQTEEVLSQQVEIMIREASLTELQEPGDPETDVVFHDELETIQQECMTTVSLDPSTAHPSLIVSEDRKRVMDGGSRRNVSDNSSRFDCLHYVLGNEGFSSGRFYFEVSVKGQTTWEVGVARDTINRKGVNLSLSPEHGCWTLGSYWGRCQVNSNPPVVLPGAPEKLGVFVDCDQRVVSFYDVDTRTLIYSFTKCTLSLDSPEDAGKRATSGRSLVERRIYVGTVTTNRIYPIFRPGSEETEAALWICPVRSSKRRK from the coding sequence AGGTGGCCTCCGTCAACACCTTTGTGTGCTCCATCTGTCTGGAGGTCTTCTCTGAGCCCGTCTCCACCCCCTGTGGACACAACTTCTGCAAGAGCTGCATTACGGAGTTCTGGTCCCGCAGTGAAGCCAAACAGTGTCCGCTGTGTAACGAGAGCTTCGTCAGCGCGCCCGAGCTGCGAGTCAACACAGAATTCAGAGACATTCTACAGCTTTTCAAGGAGACGAGCGCAGCAGAGGGCCGCGGCCTTCCTGTCCATGCTGGTGACGTGCCCTGCGACCTCTGCTGTGGTGCGAAGAGCAAAGCTGTTAAATCCTGTCTTGGGTGTCTGGTCTCCTACTGCGATGCTCACCTGGAGCCCCATCACAGGGTTCCGGCGTTGAAGTGGCACACGCTGGTCAGCCCCGTGGAGTCCCTGGAGGACAGAGCCTGCAGGACTCACAACAAGCTGAAGGAGTTCTTTTGCAGGACGGACCAGAGCTGCGTCTGCGCCGCCTGCAGCAGGGACGATCACGCGATGCACGAGGTCGTCTCTTTAGAGGAGGAGCTGAAGCAGAGGAAATCGCAGCTGCTGTTGATGAAAGTCAGAGTTGACCAAACTTTAGAGGAGAAGAGCATCACAGCTGAGAGGATTCAAAACTCCATCAAGCAACGTCGACAGAAAGTGAAGAAGGTGAAAGCAGAAACCATCAGGTCCTTCGCAGCTCTGGTGGCTTTGATCGAAGCCAAAAAGATGAAGCTGATTGAGTTTCTGGAGGAGAAACAAAAAGCCACAGAGCAGGAAGCTGAAATGGTCGTCGGACAACTGCAGATGGAGATCTCGGAGAACCAGCGTATAAGCACCCAGCTAGAAGATCTCTTAAAGACCGAAGATGACTTCAGGCTCCTGCAGGACCTCCCATCCATCGCTGCTCCTACAGAATCCAAATCCTTCAGACCCAAAACCCAAACAGTCCTACATGAAAACACCGTGAAGATGGCAGTGGCCCAGAcggaggaggtgctcagtcagcagGTGGAGATCATGATCAGAGAAGCTAGTCTGACCGAGCTGCAGGAACCAGGAGATCCTGAAACGGACGTGGTGTTTCACGATGAGCTGGAGACAATCCAGCAGGAGTGCATGACTACAGTGAGTCTGGACCCCAGCACAGCGCATCCGTCCCTTATTGTCTCAGAAGACCGGAAACGAGTGATGGACGGAGGCTCCAGGAGGAACGTCTCTGACAACTCGTCCAGGTTTGACTGTCTTCACTATGTTTTGGGAAACGAGGGCTTTTCCTCGGGAAGGTTTTACTTTGAGGTGTCGGTGAAAGGTCAGACCACTTGGGAAGTGGGCGTGGCCAGAGACACCATCAACAGGAAAGGTGTCAACTTGTCTCTGAGTCCTGAACATGGATGCTGGACTCTGGGGTCTTACTGGGGACGGTGCCAGGTGAACTCAAACCCTCCCGTCGTCCTGCCAGGTGCACCTGAGAAGCTCGGAGTCTTCGTGGATTGCGACCAGAGGGTGGTCTCCTTCTACGACGTAGACACCAGGACTCTGATTTACTCCTTTACTAAGTGCACCCTTTCATTGGATTCACCTGAAGATGCCGGTAAAAGAGCAACTTCTGGAAGAAGCCTGGTAGAACGCCGGATTTACGTCGGCACGGTAACGACAAACAGGATCTATCCCATATTCCGCCCCGGCTCTgaagaaacggaagctgctctctGGATTTGTCCTGTCAGAAGCTCCAAAAGAAGGAAGTGA
- the LOC107384404 gene encoding E3 ubiquitin-protein ligase TRIM39 isoform X1, which translates to MNRTGSIEVASVNTFVCSICLEVFSEPVSTPCGHNFCKSCITEFWSRSEAKQCPLCNESFVSAPELRVNTEFRDILQLFKETSAAEGRGLPVHAGDVPCDLCCGAKSKAVKSCLGCLVSYCDAHLEPHHRVPALKWHTLVSPVESLEDRACRTHNKLKEFFCRTDQSCVCAACSRDDHAMHEVVSLEEELKQRKSQLLLMKVRVDQTLEEKSITAERIQNSIKQRRQKVKKVKAETIRSFAALVALIEAKKMKLIEFLEEKQKATEQEAEMVVGQLQMEISENQRISTQLEDLLKTEDDFRLLQDLPSIAAPTESKSFRPKTQTVLHENTVKMAVAQTEEVLSQQVEIMIREASLTELQEPGDPETDVVFHDELETIQQECMTTVSLDPSTAHPSLIVSEDRKRVMDGGSRRNVSDNSSRFDCLHYVLGNEGFSSGRFYFEVSVKGQTTWEVGVARDTINRKGVNLSLSPEHGCWTLGSYWGRCQVNSNPPVVLPGAPEKLGVFVDCDQRVVSFYDVDTRTLIYSFTKCTLSLDSPEDAGKRATSGRSLVERRIYVGTVTTNRIYPIFRPGSEETEAALWICPVRSSKRRK; encoded by the coding sequence AGGTGGCCTCCGTCAACACCTTTGTGTGCTCCATCTGTCTGGAGGTCTTCTCTGAGCCCGTCTCCACCCCCTGTGGACACAACTTCTGCAAGAGCTGCATTACGGAGTTCTGGTCCCGCAGTGAAGCCAAACAGTGTCCGCTGTGTAACGAGAGCTTCGTCAGCGCGCCCGAGCTGCGAGTCAACACAGAATTCAGAGACATTCTACAGCTTTTCAAGGAGACGAGCGCAGCAGAGGGCCGCGGCCTTCCTGTCCATGCTGGTGACGTGCCCTGCGACCTCTGCTGTGGTGCGAAGAGCAAAGCTGTTAAATCCTGTCTTGGGTGTCTGGTCTCCTACTGCGATGCTCACCTGGAGCCCCATCACAGGGTTCCGGCGTTGAAGTGGCACACGCTGGTCAGCCCCGTGGAGTCCCTGGAGGACAGAGCCTGCAGGACTCACAACAAGCTGAAGGAGTTCTTTTGCAGGACGGACCAGAGCTGCGTCTGCGCCGCCTGCAGCAGGGACGATCACGCGATGCACGAGGTCGTCTCTTTAGAGGAGGAGCTGAAGCAGAGGAAATCGCAGCTGCTGTTGATGAAAGTCAGAGTTGACCAAACTTTAGAGGAGAAGAGCATCACAGCTGAGAGGATTCAAAACTCCATCAAGCAACGTCGACAGAAAGTGAAGAAGGTGAAAGCAGAAACCATCAGGTCCTTCGCAGCTCTGGTGGCTTTGATCGAAGCCAAAAAGATGAAGCTGATTGAGTTTCTGGAGGAGAAACAAAAAGCCACAGAGCAGGAAGCTGAAATGGTCGTCGGACAACTGCAGATGGAGATCTCGGAGAACCAGCGTATAAGCACCCAGCTAGAAGATCTCTTAAAGACCGAAGATGACTTCAGGCTCCTGCAGGACCTCCCATCCATCGCTGCTCCTACAGAATCCAAATCCTTCAGACCCAAAACCCAAACAGTCCTACATGAAAACACCGTGAAGATGGCAGTGGCCCAGAcggaggaggtgctcagtcagcagGTGGAGATCATGATCAGAGAAGCTAGTCTGACCGAGCTGCAGGAACCAGGAGATCCTGAAACGGACGTGGTGTTTCACGATGAGCTGGAGACAATCCAGCAGGAGTGCATGACTACAGTGAGTCTGGACCCCAGCACAGCGCATCCGTCCCTTATTGTCTCAGAAGACCGGAAACGAGTGATGGACGGAGGCTCCAGGAGGAACGTCTCTGACAACTCGTCCAGGTTTGACTGTCTTCACTATGTTTTGGGAAACGAGGGCTTTTCCTCGGGAAGGTTTTACTTTGAGGTGTCGGTGAAAGGTCAGACCACTTGGGAAGTGGGCGTGGCCAGAGACACCATCAACAGGAAAGGTGTCAACTTGTCTCTGAGTCCTGAACATGGATGCTGGACTCTGGGGTCTTACTGGGGACGGTGCCAGGTGAACTCAAACCCTCCCGTCGTCCTGCCAGGTGCACCTGAGAAGCTCGGAGTCTTCGTGGATTGCGACCAGAGGGTGGTCTCCTTCTACGACGTAGACACCAGGACTCTGATTTACTCCTTTACTAAGTGCACCCTTTCATTGGATTCACCTGAAGATGCCGGTAAAAGAGCAACTTCTGGAAGAAGCCTGGTAGAACGCCGGATTTACGTCGGCACGGTAACGACAAACAGGATCTATCCCATATTCCGCCCCGGCTCTgaagaaacggaagctgctctctGGATTTGTCCTGTCAGAAGCTCCAAAAGAAGGAAGTGA